The window TTCTAACTGGAGGCATTCAtgtcttaatttattttaaactatcCATTCTTTTCTACTTCTTTTTGAGATACAGCTATCCATTCATATTAGTCAAATGATAACTTTGAGAGTGGAACTCAATTTTCTTTTAGCTATCATGCAATagctatttataaattcattttGGATCCCTCCAAAATGAGTTCAATTTGGATCGGTTGACATGGAATTGATTGCAAATTAATCATATTtatcatattaatttaattataggcATTCAAATTGAATCAAAGTGGTAAATCCGGTGATAGAATCTTGTCTTATGATAATGCTTTCTTTATATAATTATGTATCGAGTTCTTCCCTTTAGCTTACCCTCCTTTGCTACATTCTACTCTCTCGGtgcacaaaaattagtctcttttcattttcaaaaacTATCTCATATGGTGAGTCGTATTTCtcaactcacaatacaattaattatcattattaacactatctTTTAAGTGAGACCGTTTCTCtactcaaaattaattaaattatttacattaaaattaactaaattatttttattaaaatacgtgtTATTTTCTTgtaggactattttttatggatgaagggagtaatttttatgcAAACCACACACATTCGTGAATGGTGATAGATTTCGGTTGTGGGTAAAATTGTGCATGCGAATAAAGTACACCCAAATTCCTCTCTTAGCCCAAGGAGTATTTGGGCTGAGCGATGGCAGGTGGCCCATTAAGAATTTATACGTGACAATTATCCCGTCAAACAAGAAGAGAAGATAAATGacaatattttaatttcttttgaaCTAGCTAATggcaatattatatataaaaaaaattcattaaatactTTAAACAAGTATTAATCAATAAGAACAACTGATTCCTTATCTCATGTTTAGGAGATCTATTACATGGTAAGTGACTTGATTAAACTATAAGGGCTAatggtaataattttaatttttgtcatGAAAGAATGAAAGAAAGTTAATTAGAAAAAACATTGCGAACTTTGACGCCTTTAGAAATTTCATTAAAACTTTTAAATTTTGtgatttctttttatatatgaGTTACTTTAATTTAATCGATTGATTTTGGTTTTCTTCGATAAAAGTCAAACTAAACTgaaatgaaattttattaaatttaactTGAATATCACATCAATTTTCTCAAGCCTTAGACGAGGTGAATCTCagaacttagttatggtctttcaaacttcaaacaagatgattcTCACGAAtcagttttattctttcaaactccaaacgaaatgatgcttgaaactCAGTTATGATATTTTAAGCTCTAAATAAGATGATGCACAAATGGTGATTTTTTAAGCTctatacaagatgatgtttagaagttagttataatATCACAAGCTTCAGATtatataatctcacaagtcagccttggtctttcaaactcataataaaaatgatgtttagaagtgaattatgatatttaaagcatcagatagtgatgttcaaaCGATTGACGCATTAAGTCAGGCATAGTATTTAAGGGTTTAGAtgagataatgctcaaaagtcagatatcgactttcgagttcttgatgatcatgagatgagatgatgcttagatgaaaaatgagatcttaaattaattcttatccatcattatattaaaaatgtacaaaaattatataaacGAGTATTTTTACTATTCTAACAAAAAGTTAACATTAATTGACGAATATAATAAGATTAGTACAATGTAAATTCTATTACATcaaactaaattaattaaaaaattaattatattatacaaaaataatataaataatttaaattataaattaaaatctcgtcgaatttcgacgggttactcACTAGcattttttcataatatataaGATATTGATACCTTATATATTGTGAACGGCCCTCATATCATACTCACTCagtcccattataaatgtctcataatgagatatttgtaatgaaacatctcattatgaaaaatgagacaTTGGACGGataaagtattatttatattgttCTAATATTTGCCATAGGCAATGCTCACGTGAGCTGCATTTTTCAaacaatttatattaaaatgaatGTTCGTACTAAAATCAAATATTACAAATAATATAAAGACTAAGTATCTAATAAATTAGGAAGCTAGTTGAACCATATACATGTCCATGTATAAAGTAaccatcatcaaatatgaaatgaCCTGAGTGTAGTGGCTAAAATTGATTTAACATTTAGGTTTTATGTGAATAGAGAGATTTAGGGTTCACACACACCGCTCGTCttctcaaaatttaaaaaataaaaaataaaaaaatcaatgtatTATGCATGACTATTGTGTAGTCATTATATGCGCATATACTTAGAAAACCACTAGATATACATGTAATTACTCCCTTCATTTATAAACAAGTGGCTCCATTAATCAAAAAACGTATAGAAGAAATTAAATTTACATTTGTAACCTTATTCATTGTTCTATTCATATATTACAAAAGTTTTGAAGAGGAATATGTCTTCAATGAAAATTTTGGATTGGCCAAAAATTATTTGAATCTAAATAATTATGTCTCAATTCGATCCAAAATATACATTTAGACCTGATCgaatcaaaattttattgaatcTAAATTAATGCTCAACTATAATAAATGAACATGGATACCCTTATATGCATCGATCGCTTGTAATTGAAATACAAGTACCCACCCTTATCCTCCACTTCATCTAACCTATTACTATACATTGATAATCTAGCTAATCATTCATAATAacgtaattaattaataggcTTCGTGTTCAGTGTAGATTCTACACccttagagcatctccagcgAGGCTCGCGAAGCGGGTGCTCGCCCAGCTAGCACGGGCCAACGCCATTGCTGCGCCCTACCGATGTAAGGCAAACTCACAATTGTGTGCATGGTGCACTAGAGAAATAGAGAAAGTGCGTGTGATATATGcatcaataataaaaaattattattttcacaatCAGGGGCATACACATGATTCTTTTAAAGGTGCCTTACTATTGTAGGACAGGGCGATGCTTGCATGAATGAGAGAGAAAAGTGAAGTAAGAAGAATGTATACCATATGAATTAGTACCATAATGCTattaccatttttttttaaatctatattaccattaaaattttatatcatATTAGTTTTAACATTTTGaggaataatatttttaaagatTTAATAATTGGTATAAAACCGTTGTTTATGTTTATCTAAAGACAAACATtttagggtgtgttctctttgatggaaaatggtggaatacatatatttttctcattttttcactCTTTTCACATGTTCTCTATGTTGGAAAATTTTCATCGGGCAGAAGGAAAAAAATTTCTAGGCATCCCCTTTTCCCATCTTTTCGctccaattcatgataatattatcacaagttatatgtgtgataatatttttccatatggtatatttttatgatctttCAATTTTACCATCAAAATTTAACTCATTTTTCTATATTTCTCCTTCTctcttcattttctctctcccaaCTTTATCTTTGACGAGCCCAACTTttatgctttttttttcttgtggTGTCTAGGTCTAGATATAGTCCTTGCATGttttttgtgtgttttgtgtCTGGGAGGACACTTTTCAAGTTAGGGACTCGTGGAGGGCCGAATTGggctgtcacaccccaattcttgaaggaataaatacaATCGAGGTGCAACCAAATCATAGAAATAACACAAGGGAAAATTCTTGTCGAAACCCGAATAATGAGATAACaagtcgggctaggcccctttggatcacaagttttgtttcatgcttctgataaccagtattcattagcataaaactaAAGAGTTAAGTGTTTAAGCTAGATTAGAGATGTCATTCTAAAACTAACatgaaagtcttaagttgaGGAAACAAAAGACACATAAGAGttattgctacagcggaagactaaatgattagtgcccgatgtcATTCTAAAACACATCCGGACGAGAACCCTTatacgcctcatacatgattagtacccgatggagatcaacctaCCGAAACAAGTAACAaatgtacacaattctcaaataacgtgttaggccttaagagaacctcgatcgatccatgaattgctaGCCTTAAatggagcagagtgcacaaaatattttattggataaacagtttgcatttcattaaataaacaatttgcattttattgaaacatttagagcttaataactcaatcatactttatacatttggcaagtaagcccacctgattaggcaaagcctgaagatcataaacatagaaacctgtcttgggaaagcagcgctaaaccccttggtccacaaagcctacaagaaatctattatcttaataggtctcctaaatctaatcttaagtcatgatgaagtgcttaacattctatgattcatcacgccagattttcaaaatttaatgatgaAGATTGAAAACAAATTCTTgagctaaggacaccaacaatatccttacttttattttctttggtaATTGAGTTTAGTGAAAGATCAATTTAAATCACAAATGCTTTTATTCCAAAATACAAATGCAAATTTCATTTCATGcttaacttatataataagtaattacacttaatatgcacataataataatattaacattattatgcatcacctttaaaataattaatcaaattaatatatagtctaattaattaaaaattatccactaccCAAAGTAATTAAATCAATGCATTTTGCAGCCCATAATACAAGGAGAGGGCAGGCCCAAACTTAAATAAATGACAGCCCAAGTTAATAAATCAATAACAGCCCAATTTGAATAAGTTAAGGGCCCAAATAAAAAAAGTGCAGCCCAAACCAAATTCCTCTcccttttcttcttctcctaCAGCCGCTCCCCTCCCCCCTTAGTCTCGTCTCTCTCTGTTCTCACAATACACACACACAGCACGCAGGCGCCGGCGACACCGCCGTCGCCCCTCCGGCCTCGtctcttcctccaccgcctgACACCCCCACATCTCCCTCGACCTTTCTTTCTATTCTCCTCTCGCAAATCGGCTTCCTCTCTCTCTTGGTTGTCACAACCGACGGCGCCCCTTGCGCCGTCCCTTCCTTGGAAACGGCGATTGTCGCCGGTCACTAATCATCTGGTCTCCCTCATCGCACAACACAAAGCTCGACTCTCACACAACGCACAAGACTCAACACACATAAAAGCagctctctcttcctctctagGCTCTGCTGCGACAAGGCCCCCGCCTCGCCGCTCGCAACAAGCGACAACGCCGCCCCTAATTTCCCAAGCCCTAGATTTCCATCCAAAGTGTAGTATGCGTTTCAGACATTTTCACACTACCATCTTACGCTCGTCGCGAATTAATGCAACGCCGCCGCGCCGGAATACTAGCCACTTTTTCGAACCACCGCCCAGCAGGGAACCGGTGAGGCCCAGAAGCAACAGATTTACGGACTCCGACATAGTGAAATACAACGTCGCTATCACAAACTACTTGCGCAATGGCCAATGCGACGCCGCCTTGCGCCTCTTCAACTCCATGCCTCGCAAATCCACGGTCTCCTACAACACTATGATATCCGGTTACTTGTCTAATGGCGAATTCAAACTTGCCCAACACCTGTTCGATGAAATGCCAGTTAAGGATTTGATCACTCGGAATATAATGATAAGTGGGAATGTTAAGAACAAGAATCTCGGAGCTGCACGCCGActgttcgacgaaatgcctGTGAGGGATGTTGTTTCGTGGAACGCCATGTTGTCCGGGTATGCGCAGAACGGGTTCTTGGATGAGGCCAGGAGGCTCTTTGACGCGATGCCAGAGAGGAATGAGATATCATGGAATGCAATTCTTGCGGCGTATGTTCAAAATGGGAAGATTGAGGAGGCGAGGAGGTTGTTTGACAGTAAAGAGCGTTGGGCGCTGGTTTCTTGGAACTGTTTGATGGGAGGCTACTTGAAGAAAAAGAGGTTGGTTGAAGCGAGGCAGGTTTTCAAACATATGCCTGTTAGAGACGAGGTTTCGTGGAATACAATGGTTACATGTTATGCACAGAATGGGGATATGAAAGAAGCAAGGAAATTGTTTCAAGAATGTCCGAGCCGTGGTGTGTTCACATGGACGGCAATGGTGTCCGGTTACATACAAAATGGGCAATTGGATGAAGCTAGGAGGGTTTTTGATGAGATGCCGGAGAAGGGTGTCGTGTCGTGGAATGCAATGACTGCAGGGTATGTGCAAAGCAAGAATATGGATTTGGCGGGAAAGCTGTTTGAAGCAATGCCATGTAAGAATATTAGTTCTTGGAACACTATGATAACTGGTTATGCTCAAAACAATGCTATTGCCAAAGCTAGGGATTTATTTGATAGGATGCCATATAGGGATTGTATCTCGTGGTCGGCAATCATAGCTGCGTACGTTCACAATGGTGATAGTGAGGAGGCATTGCGGATTTTCATTGACGCGATGAGGGATGGAGAAAGGTTGAACCGGTCTGCATTTGTTGGTGCTTTAACTACTTGTGCGGATATTGCTGCTTTTGAGCTTGGTAAGCAAATACACGGGCGTGTTGCTAAAGCAGGATTTGACTTTGGCTGTTATGTTGGAAATGCTCTTCTCTCCATGTACTGTAGGTGTGGAAGCATCAATGAGGCGTATGAAGTTTTTGAGAGAATTGAGGATAAGGATGTGATCTCTTGGAATACAATCATTACTGGTTATGCAAGACATGGCTTTGGCCAAGAAGCTCTCCAGCATTTCAAATCAATGAAACAAGCCTCTATCCAACCTGATGAAGTTACAATGGTAAAttttaatagttttttttttctttatttttttctcgtTTTTAAAACACAAAGGTTACGTGATATCTACTTGTCTTTTTGATTGCTAATATTATACAGAGCTATATGAAATCCTTAAGGGAGCATTTACTTTTGCGGATTAAACTTGATAGAAAAAATAGTAAGGGCAAATGGCTAATCTCTTGTTTACTTAGatagattgaaactttgggatatccctaGACCCTCTGGGCCCGTTTGGttttcagtattggattaatcaggatataacctatcctgataatttagtgtggattagtcatgatttctaatctcatatgggtgtttgatataattggtaattaatcccaaaaagtgtttggtatccattggaataggttggattaacatatcaaatacctaaattatcCTCACATATTTTACCAAAAGACATTCGTGTCCTCAAATCTGAAAATAAGATGGAGGCATTGGTATCCTCACAGCATTGTTTGGCGTGAAAAGGGTATCAATTTTCGATTTTAACATCTCGGTATTAAATTTATCCCATGGGGAGGGTGgtataattagtgtgggttaatcacacaaaataagctagggtcttgggataaacgtggagttgaccatattagtagcacataataccaaacactgcataaatccatattaatttaacttatcctgcttttaaacccatatcaaagGGCCCTCTGTAGATACTTAGTGTCAGTGGTCATTGATGGAATGTTGTTAATGTGAGAAATTCTTCTCCATCTATTGATCAATTGTTTTGATTTAGGTTGGTGTTCTGTCGGCTTGTAGTCATACCGGCTTGGTAGACAAGGGAAAACATTATTTCTATTCCATGAACAAAGATCACGGCATAGTGCCAAATCCAAAGCACTATACCTGCCTGATTGATCTCCTAGGTCGAGCTGGGCGCCTTGATGAAGCTCAAAAGGTAATGAAAAATATGCCTTTTGAGGCGGATGGAGCAACGTGGGGAGCTCTCCTAGGTGCTAGCAGGATTCATGGAAATACAGAATTGGGAGAAAAGGCTGCCGAAATGATCTTTGCTTTGGAACCGTGGAACTCTGGGATGTATGTTCTTCTCTCAAACTTATATGCAGCTTCGGGCAGATGGGAAGATGTTAATAAGATACGATTAAGAATGATGAATACGAATGTCAGAAAAACTCCGGGATATAGCTGGGTTGAAGTTCTAAACAAGATTCACACGTTTTCTGTTGGAGACTGGACCCATCCTGATAGCGGAAGCATCCATGCATTCTTGGAAGAGTTGGATTTGCGGATGAAAGAGGAGGGATATGTTTCGGCCACGAGACTAGTGCTGCATGATgtggaggaagaagaaaagcaaCTTATGCTCAAGTATCACAGTGAAAGATTAGCTGTTGCTTATGGGATTATGAAAACACCGAGTGGGAGACCTGTTTGCGTTTACAAGAACTTGCGCGTTTGTGAGGACTGCCACACCGCGATTAAGCTCATAGCCAAGATCGTCGGGAGATTGATCATCTTACGTGATTCTAATCGTTTTCATCACTTCAAGGGAGGATCATGTAACTGTGGTGACTATTGGTGAATAACTTACAAGTTTCTTCACTTCTTCAGCTGTTGGTAAATGTAGAAAATAGATTATTCAAAAACATTGCAATTATAAGATCAAATTTTTGCAATTACAATATTTCTAATCCTTTTAGCAAGTGTTTGTTGAATGTATACCttgaaatgatttttttttttaatttaatcgcaaAATCTTAAAATCATATGAAAATACAAATTTGAATGAATGTTATGTTATTTCTAGATAttgacaataataataaataagagaAATATTAACAACCTCTCTCGCCTATTTGGTTGATGTCactgagtttttttttttattgtatgaagGCTTTAGTGTTTGAGATATAGTCAACATCTCCAGACTccaaattacagttttaatccAGAATTAATTAGTTCATTATTTACTATTTATGTTAgtgttttttttatatgattatttatgtTAGTGTTGGAGTCGTGTCTTACTATTGCTTTaagaaaaattattgaaaatttggTCCAAGACGTAAATCGACAagatcaaatttaaaattttaatttactttTAAGGAAACATGTTAAGTTAGTAAAGATTACTTCCAAGTTATGCTCAACATTAAAATAAGTTGACATTTTTATGTCGTAACTATTAGGGACAAGGCACCCCAGAAATTAATTTCACCCCTTTGAGTTTTTGGattttatatactttttttttataagaaaaaaggaatttataaaaaaaaccaTGGGTACCAGCAGTACCAAGATCACATTACAGAGTCACAAGAGATGAAGCATCTGCTAACCATCCCTCTAAGTTCGAATCTAAATCAAGAAAATCGAAAATCTTACCCCAACTCCACATCCTCACCTTAATCTCCGAAACCACTTTGTGTATGTCCCATCCTTTGTTTTCGAATCTGCTCACATTTCTACATCTCCAGACGACCCAGTTAACACAGCACCACAGCGCAAGTAAGAATTTTCTACTCCTTTTCCGATTTCCCAGATTAGTAAACGAAAGGAAGTGTGACACCACGTTAGGTGGTCTCACAAAACACATACCAAGCCAGCGAAGAATATCGTCCCAAACTTTTTCCGTCTTCGGGCAATGTAAAAGAAAATGGTTAATCGTCTCCT is drawn from Salvia miltiorrhiza cultivar Shanhuang (shh) unplaced genomic scaffold, IMPLAD_Smil_shh original_scaffold_190, whole genome shotgun sequence and contains these coding sequences:
- the LOC131003338 gene encoding uncharacterized protein LOC131003338 yields the protein MAGGPKGGIDIVGDAKGGVDMTATNGGDADDWSWTAAKDGFYSTRSAYEVIYKTRQERPASEAINDILSKVWKSPVPHKVRVTAWRTLRDRLPTCDNLRRRNILVDEVDLGCACFHNEETINHFLLHCPKTEKVWDDILRWLGMCFVRPPNVVSHFLSFTNLGNRKRSRKFLLALWCCVNWVVWRCRNVSRFENKGWDIHKVVSEIKVRMWSWGKIFDFLDLDSNLEGWLADASSLVTL
- the LOC131003325 gene encoding pentatricopeptide repeat-containing protein At4g02750-like yields the protein MRFRHFHTTILRSSRINATPPRRNTSHFFEPPPSREPVRPRSNRFTDSDIVKYNVAITNYLRNGQCDAALRLFNSMPRKSTVSYNTMISGYLSNGEFKLAQHLFDEMPVKDLITRNIMISGNVKNKNLGAARRLFDEMPVRDVVSWNAMLSGYAQNGFLDEARRLFDAMPERNEISWNAILAAYVQNGKIEEARRLFDSKERWALVSWNCLMGGYLKKKRLVEARQVFKHMPVRDEVSWNTMVTCYAQNGDMKEARKLFQECPSRGVFTWTAMVSGYIQNGQLDEARRVFDEMPEKGVVSWNAMTAGYVQSKNMDLAGKLFEAMPCKNISSWNTMITGYAQNNAIAKARDLFDRMPYRDCISWSAIIAAYVHNGDSEEALRIFIDAMRDGERLNRSAFVGALTTCADIAAFELGKQIHGRVAKAGFDFGCYVGNALLSMYCRCGSINEAYEVFERIEDKDVISWNTIITGYARHGFGQEALQHFKSMKQASIQPDEVTMVGVLSACSHTGLVDKGKHYFYSMNKDHGIVPNPKHYTCLIDLLGRAGRLDEAQKVMKNMPFEADGATWGALLGASRIHGNTELGEKAAEMIFALEPWNSGMYVLLSNLYAASGRWEDVNKIRLRMMNTNVRKTPGYSWVEVLNKIHTFSVGDWTHPDSGSIHAFLEELDLRMKEEGYVSATRLVLHDVEEEEKQLMLKYHSERLAVAYGIMKTPSGRPVCVYKNLRVCEDCHTAIKLIAKIVGRLIILRDSNRFHHFKGGSCNCGDYW